Genomic segment of bacterium:
ACCCAGCTTTCGGTCCCGGCCTCATGCAGTTGCGTCACGATGACTCCGGCTTCCTCGAAAAATTCACGTCGCATCGCCGCTGCCGGCGACTCCCCGGGCAGGAGCTTACCCCCCAGCCCGTTGAGATAGCCTGCGAGTTCTGTGCGATCTGAGGCGCGGTCGATGAGGAGGACCCGCTGCGTGGCAGGTCGCCAGAGGAAGCCCAGGGTGTAGACCGCGTGGAGGGACATGGGCGGAGGATGTCGCGCCCCTGAGCAAAGTGCAAGCGACGCAGGTCGCGGCAGACGGCATCGCACACAGCAAATCCCCCCGAAGGCTGGAGCGTACCCAGGCGTCGGGGGGATTCATCACGGATGTGGGAACGGTCCACCGTCAGCCGTTCAATTGGCCCCTGTCGGGCTGACGGTGCGAAGGTCTTAGAGTGGCACGGAGACAGGCTTCACTGCCGGGGTGGTGGGAGCCGCAGGCGTGGCCGGTCCGATCTGGGCCCGGGGGTGGAACTTCATGAAGGCCTTTTGCTTCGTGGTTTCCACCACATGGGTGTAGATCTCTGTGGTGTCGAGCTTGGCGTGCCCCAGCATCGCCTGGAGAGAGCGGAGGTCCATCCCGTTGGCCAGCAGGTGTGTCGCGAAGCTGTGACGCAACAGGTGGGGATAGACGCCCGACGGCAACTGGGCAGCGGTGGCGTACTTCTTCACCAGCTTGTGGATCCCCTGCCGGGAAAAGGCTTCGCCTCGCTGGGTCAGGAAGACTGTGCCCGGTTCATTGCCCCCTTTGAGCTGGGGTCGGACCTCGCGCATATAGTCCATCAGCCAGCGCCAGCCCTGCTGATGGAGCGGCACGACCCGCTCCTTGCGCCCTTTGCCCTTGACCAGCAGAACCCCCTGATCGGGATGGAGCGCAGTGATCGGGAGGCCGATCAGCTCCGAGACCCGCAAGCCGGACCCATAAAAGAGTTCGAGGATGGTGCGGTCCCGTCTGCCGAGCGGGGTGTCGGTGTCGGGAGCATTCAGGAGGGCGAGGACATGCTCCACGGTCAGCGTGGGTGGCAGTCGACGCTCCAGCTTGGGCGTCTCGACCTGGGCGGCGGGGTTATCGCTGTGGAGGCCCCGCTCCCGGCACCATTCAAAGAAGGTGCGCATGGCGCTGAGTCGCCGGGCGCGTGTCCGGGCACCCCGCCCATGGGCATCCTCCCAGCCGAGGTACTGCTGGATGGTGAGCCGGGTGAGGGGCGCGAGACTCAGGATGTTTTCTTCCCGGCAGAAGGCCAGGAAGCGTTCAAGGTCGCGGCGGTAGCCGTCGACCGTATGGGGCGAGAGGCGTCGGACCCACTCGAGGTCATGGACGAACTGCTCGACATGTGCTGTCAATGGGGATCCCAGTACTGTGCTCATGCACGATCCCTTCACTGGGGATCCCCGGTCCGGGAGGGTGTACAGCAACGGGTGTGCCAGCAGTGTGGAGAGTCGGGGGAGAACTTGCGCAGAAGTTGGAATCGAAGTTGTTAGGATGGATTGACAGGACAATCTTCAAGCTGGATAATATTGGCAGTCTGCATCCTCCTGCATCCTCCTGCATCCTCCTGCATCCTCCTGCGGGAGAGATTGCGAAAGAAGGAAGAGGGAGTTGAAACGTACACCTCCACTCCTGCTGCTCGGTCGTATGTGGTGGGCATCCGGGCTCTTTATGGCCGCGGCTACAATGCTCGCCAGTTGCTCCCCGAATCAGCCTGTCCCTTCCGGTGGCTCCGCTGTGACCAAAGGTCAGTCCTCCGGCAGTTCGACAGGATGCCAAGGGGGTTCGATTCCATCGCAATCAGCTGGCGGATTCCTGGCGTATGTTTCGACGCACTTCAGCAAAGGTAATCTTTCTGAAGCTTGCATTTGCGCCATCTTCTGCCTTCACATGTACCGGGACACTCCGACTTACATGAATCCATATTGCTCCAGTCCCACGATCAATATGATCTGTCCGGATCAGTGCATTACGGTCTTTGGGTGCGATGGGATGACCGCCTGGAACCAGTACTGGGACTCCGGTCAGCCTGGCGACCTGGGCATCACCATTCAGAGCATTAACAGTTGGGCTCTGCCACAAGGAGGTACGGAAAGATGTTCCTGTTAACAGCTTTGCTCAGTGTAGTCTTTGTCCTCAGCATCACAGGCTGCGCGGGCAACCGCCACGCCACACTGGACCGACGGGGAGCCAGTGACCCCAGCCTCACCATCCTGATTGCGGAAGCCCCGGAGCCCGATGCCGAGCTAACCGATGGCCTCTTCTACATCCGGGGGCAGGTGCGGGCCGACCTGGGGCTGTCATCCACTACTCCACTCCTGCTCCAGGAGTACCATCTCACGACTGGTCTCTGGTGCACACCGACAAATGTGCTGCAAGTGAGCGCCTGGAATGACGCGTTCTCGTTTGATCCCGAGACCGGCCTGTTCGAAATCGGGATTCCGACAGCAGCGAAACAACTGGTGCTCATGGAAGGGGAGCAGGAGGTCTACCTGATCGCCCGGGACAGCGCTGACAACACCGCCGAATGGGCTGTCAAGGTGTCCGTACCACCTCAATCGACTCCCACGTTGGCAGAGGTACGGTCCGGTCGGGAGCGTTGGGGAAGTGAGTTGGCACCGCTGTTTTCCACGTATGCCGATATGCTGGCGACGCTGGAGTTTGATCCGTCGGCCTTCCCGCATATTGGTCTGGACCGGCAAGCGGCCGCCACACTGGCTCAGCGGCTCACGACAATCCTGAGCGATCCTACGACACGCAGCTGGCGTGACGAGGGGCTGGCCCTTGAGGCTGAACTCACCGCCCTGGTGCAGGAATACAACCTCTCCACAGTGGCTGAGCCCTTTCTCAATCGCGTCGGCTGGTGGCGCTGGCATCTGGAGCTCTCACAGGACATTCAGAGTGGCTTGCTGGGCCACAGTGCTCTGGGGTATGACGATCTGGAAGCCCGAGCCCCGATGCGCCGGGGGCTCCTGGCATACTTCCAGCACAGCTATGCCAATGCCGGATGGGCTACAGGTGGCAATGCGTCTGGGCAGGCTACGGCCACCTGGGAGGCGACCATCTGGCAAGACACAGGGGCCCCCCACTTTCTGGATCTCGCCTCCTACGATCCACAACAGTTAGTGGCGAATTCCGGGTCATCAACGAATCCTGTCTGGCAGCTGCGGGTGATCTGTACGGACACGGACAACGATGGTGACTATGACGAAGTCGAAGCAGAAGGGCTGTCTGATGGTGGCGCGATGTCCGGTGCTCCTGCGGCCTTCACCGACTCCGAGAGTTATGGCCACCCTATAGTCTTTCTCCGCCATGTCTTTAGCACCCGGGCGATCGGCATCACCGGGTACTAGTAGGCCAGGCAGCCGGGCGAGGTGTAATCACCAGTCGATGGAAGTCTCGTGTTACCCTGACTTCCTATGACGCTACTCATCACTCTGCTCGTCATCCTGCTCATCCTGGCGGTCTGGCAGGTCAATCTCTGGCAACTGGCGGAACGGCAGCTGGACCGGGCGCGCAAGATCCTGGCTGATGCCGAGCACCAGGATCACGGGGCTGAATCGGCAGCTCTGACGGCCGCGCGTGCAGTGCACGACGATGCGGTCGCCGCTTATGAAATGCTGCGTCACAGCCCGCTTGGGAGCATCAGTGGCATGTTGCTGGGCAAGCCCGCCGCGACTGCCTCAACTGCAGCTCCCACCCCACATGAGGCCGAAGCGCACCACGGCCATGAAGCTGTCGCGATGTGAGTACGGGACCTGCCGATCCCTTTCGCGAAGAACGTCACTTCAGCCGTCTTGCTGCGGTCTATGCGCTCCTGATCGTGTTGCTGGTGGCGGTGGGCCTGGGGCTTTACTGGTGGGATTTCCGGCATCGCCCCCCACTGGAGACCGACTCGACCCGGATGCGTGACGCCGTCCGGGCCATGCTGGAAGAAAACTAACAGCGCACCCCGAACGGGTGCGCTGTCGTGTTCTGACACGAAAGCCGACTTGCCCTCCGGATCAGAACGCCTGCACTTCTTCGCCGGCAGTCAGGACCAGAATCACCGCATCCGGTTGCCCGTCGGGGGCACCATAGATGAAGGAGTTGGGGTAGTCCGTACTCCGGTTGTAGGGATACCAGGGACCGGTGAAGGCGTTGCCGCCGCCGTTGATCTCCGGCAGACCGCCGGCACCGTTCACCCGGCTGTCATACGACACATACCAGCCGGTGTTGCCCTGACTCCAGGGAGGCGGGAAGCGGTAGTAGATGCGATTGCCGGCGGGGTCGCGATCCTCGAGGCGAATAACATCCTGCCCTTCCGAACTGTAGGAGCCGTAGACGCCGAGGATGTAGCGGTCCACATCGGCCTTTACGAACGTGGTGGGGATGTAGATGGTGTAGCCCTTGCGGGTCACCCAGTGGATGCCGAGTCCGCGGTAGAAGAAGTTCCCGGGCCAGTGGGTGAAGGTCGTTTGCTGGACCTGCTGGCCGTTCTGGATGGTGGTAATGCGACGGCCCCCCATGTTGTAGTGGAGACCGTTCGGGATGGTGGAGAACCCCTTCGACGCAGGATTGCCACCAGTGACCGTCAGGAGGGTCCGCTCGGTTTCGATGTTGAGATCCGTGTTGTCGAACCAGTTGCGGAAGGTGATAGGGAGTTCCAGGCCGTTCCCCATGAGTTCTCCGCGATATCCGAAGCGGGGATCGCCGTCACCGGGCTGATGGGCACCGCCCGGTCCGGTGGGATTCCCGGTCTGGGTGATCACAGCGGTGCCGTTATCCACGAAGGGATTCCGGGGATAGCTCTGGAGATAGCCGTACTCCAGGAGGATGTCCTGAAGCCAGGCATTGGCTGGTAGGTCGATGTTGGCGTTGGGTTCGTCGTAGCGGGAGTGCCAGACGCGCCAGCCTTCCCGGTCGCCACCGATGAGGTACATGGGGTACTTCTCAAAGTCGGTGTGGTAACGCTCAAGGGAGACCTGGATCTGATGGGCGGCAGACTTGAGCTGGACTTCCTTCGCTTTGTCTTTCGCCTTGATGTAGTTGGGCAGAGCGATGGCAGCGAGGATGCCGATGATGGTGATCACCACCAGCAACTCGATGAGGGTGAAGCCCCCTGCTCTGTTCCAACAGTGAGTCCGTAGTTTCACGGCAAATACCTCACGGACCGGTCAGTAGTGCAACGATGGGGTGGTGAAGCCAGGGGCGACCGGAGCGGGACACGGCAGGGACAGGACAAGGTGAGGGCCGCGTCCGGCACTGGCGGCGACCGTCGCAAATCGCACGAGTCAGCTGCAGATAACGATGAAAAGATGAAGGACGCCCCTCCACCGGGCCCGGGCATCCACTCGTACGGCGCAGGTCGCAATCAGAGTTTACCCCACGTTCTGAAAATCCGGCAGTCGCTGAAACCCCGGGGCACTCCCCGGCATCTTCATGAGTGGCCGCCTCCACACGGTGAGGCTTCATTGCCGCGCCTGTTCCGTTTGGGCCTTCACCGCCCTCTTTGTCAGTGACTGACCGCAGTTGCCCCGTACCCCGGGCCACGGTGCGGCTGTGCCTGACCACATGCGTCGTGCTTTCACTTTTCACAGCGCCGTGCCGGCCTGTGCCAGAGAGAGGTTGTGCCATGAGACTGAGTGCATCGGAGCGGAGGCCTGCGGGCTTCACGCTGATCGAACTGCTGGTGGTGATCACCATCATCGGCATCCTGGCAGCGATTGCGTTGCCGAACTACATAAAGGCGAAGGACAAGGCGAAGGAGGTGCAGGTCAAAAGCGCCATCAAGGCGATCCAGGTGGCGGTGGAGCGCTACCACACCGACTTCGAGGAGTATCCCCTCTTCCTGATCGGGGGCGATCTGGAAGGGTGGCGGGTCTGGCATCGCCGCTACGACGAGCCAAATCCCGACATGAATCAGACACAGAACGCGTGGGTCAAGGACCCCCTCATCAGCTACAACTACCTGGACTCCTATCCAAACAATCCCTTCGTGGACAGCGGGACCGCGGTGATCCAGCAGACCGGACTTCCCACGGGACCGGGGGGCTCGCACCAGGCGGGGGATGGCGATCCCCGCTTTGGCTTCCGGGGGAACACCATGGGCAACGGGATGGAGTATCCGATGGTCTTTCGGCGATGGATCGCCACGGACACCGCTCAAAACATCGCCACGGAGCGGACGCTGCGGGCAGTCACGAATAACAACGTCGCAGTGAAGGGGTTCGGTGTTCCGGAGAACGGCAGTGGACTCCATTTCGTCATGGGAGGGCGTCGGGCGGTCAAAACCGAAAATGGGCAGCAGGTGGTCTATACAGCATTCACCCACTGGCCCGGCAACTTCTTCTATCGCGGCTTCCCGGAACGCCCCATCGCCCGGAAGGGCTGGACGATCTACTTCCCCCATGTCTTCGTGAAGTCCCAGACCAGCCGGTACATCCTTGGCGGGTATGGGTCATACACCACGGAGGGGATCGATGTCGCCCGGCTCGAAGAGCGGGACAACTCCGGCAGTCAGATCTACTACCGCTATGCCCCGCCCTGGGGAGCTGACGAGAACATTTTCCAGGCGCGTTACGAAGGGGGCATCAGTCGGGGCGGGCTGCCGGAAGTCGCGGGAGGGGGCGGTCCAACCGCAGGCCCCTACAACCCACCTGACACCAATCCCGAGCATCCCAATTCCTTTATCTACGGCGCGCCGGATGGTCACAAGGACGCGGTAATTCTGGTGCTCACGGCGGGAGAGGAAGTCCAGGCCTTCTATTAGAGCGAGGTGAGGAGGCCGTCAGGCGCAAAGCTACGCGCTCGTGCACTCTGCGTCCGGTGGCTAATGGCTGGTGCCTGTGAGTGGCCATGCCCCGGGCGAGCGAGCGCCTGACGGCACGGTGACGTTCCCGGGTGGGAACCGGTGGCGGGGGGAAGGGACTGGACCCCTTCCCCTCGTCCTGGCGAATCCAGGTGGAGACTGGACCCCTTCCCCTCGTCCTGGCGAATCCAGGTAGAGACTGGACCCCTTCCCCTCGTCCTGCCGAATCCAGGTGGAGACTGGACCCCTTCCCCTCGTCCTGGCTAGTTCAAGTCAGGACTGAAGCCCGCCCATCGTACAGTTCCCGCCAGAGCGCGAGCCTCCGGCGTCCCTTCTGGGGGCCGGAATGATGCTTTTTCGGCCAAATAGGTTGCAGTCAGGTAAAGAATTCCTAGTAAAATGTCTTGGTCACTCCCACCGCCGACCGGCGGCGCCCAGGGGTACGGTGAAGGGGCGCCGGGTCATCCATCATTCCGCATTTTTCCGGACACCGGATCGGCAACA
This window contains:
- the xerD gene encoding Tyrosine recombinase XerD; its protein translation is MSTVLGSPLTAHVEQFVHDLEWVRRLSPHTVDGYRRDLERFLAFCREENILSLAPLTRLTIQQYLGWEDAHGRGARTRARRLSAMRTFFEWCRERGLHSDNPAAQVETPKLERRLPPTLTVEHVLALLNAPDTDTPLGRRDRTILELFYGSGLRVSELIGLPITALHPDQGVLLVKGKGRKERVVPLHQQGWRWLMDYMREVRPQLKGGNEPGTVFLTQRGEAFSRQGIHKLVKKYATAAQLPSGVYPHLLRHSFATHLLANGMDLRSLQAMLGHAKLDTTEIYTHVVETTKQKAFMKFHPRAQIGPATPAAPTTPAVKPVSVPL